A region from the Drosophila mauritiana strain mau12 chromosome 2L, ASM438214v1, whole genome shotgun sequence genome encodes:
- the LOC117150273 gene encoding chromobox protein homolog 1 has translation MDPTKSKTKGNKANSTLTSPTPSPEKQPNGFDLGLEPLRILGACDWSGELTFLMQWKGCDQAGLVPATVLNNRCPQMVIAFYEERIVFKDDCDEDSLDSDCGYETTPSPKKKRAPSA, from the coding sequence atgGATCCGACGAAGTCTAAGACCAAAGGGAATAAGGCCAACTCCACTTTGACGTCCCCTACTCCTTCCCCGGAGAAGCAACCAAATGGATTTGATCTTGGGCTCGAACCATTGCGGATCTTAGGAGCCTGCGACTGGTCCGGCGAGCTGACCTTTTTGATGCAGTGGAAGGGCTGCGACCAAGCGGGCTTGGTGCCCGCCACGGTGCTCAACAATCGGTGCCCCCAAATGGTCATCGCGTTCTACGAGGAGCGTATTGTGTTCAAGGATGACTGCGATGAAGACTCCTTGGACTCGGACTGTGGGTATGAGACCACTCCGAGTCCCAAGAAGAAACGGGCACCAAGTGCCTAG